In Acidimicrobiia bacterium, the following proteins share a genomic window:
- a CDS encoding type II toxin-antitoxin system HicB family antitoxin, which produces MSDYHINVFFGEEDGGYIADIPDLPSCSAFGPTPETALAAVMEAKAAWLKAAAEAGREIPKPRYRPALYGS; this is translated from the coding sequence ATGAGCGACTACCACATCAATGTGTTCTTCGGCGAGGAAGACGGCGGCTACATAGCCGACATTCCCGATCTCCCCTCCTGCTCGGCCTTCGGACCAACCCCAGAGACCGCTTTGGCTGCAGTTATGGAAGCGAAGGCCGCCTGGCTGAAGGCGGCCGCCGAGGCGGGGCGCGAGATCCCGAAGCCCCGGTACAGGCCGGCGCTCTACGGATCCTGA